From a single Nicotiana tabacum cultivar K326 chromosome 8, ASM71507v2, whole genome shotgun sequence genomic region:
- the LOC107814282 gene encoding casein kinase II subunit beta-3 isoform X4, producing the protein MYKERRGGGGSKAEMGHVVGDRKRLNEALDKHLERSSPSTSTTTVRCANGKDNRFSISKSKDQLRNSAAPPPDNKCSDESETDSEASDISGSEGEDTSWISWYCGLRGNEFFCEVDDDYIQDDFNLCGLSSLVPYYDYALDLILDVESSHEEQNELVESAAEMLYGLIHARYILTTKGLAAMLEKYKNAEFGRCPRVYCCGQPCLPVGQSDIPRQSRVNIYCPRCEDVYTPRSRYHENIDGAYLGTTFPHLFLMTYGHLKPQKISQSYVPRVFGFKVHKP; encoded by the exons ATGTACAAAGAAAGGAGAGGTGGCGGTGGATCGAAGGCGGAGATGGGACATGTAGTAGGTGATAGGAAGAGATTAAATGAAGCGTTGGATAAGCACTTGGAGCGGTCCTCTCCCTCTACCTCCACTACTACTGTTAGGTGTGCTAACGGAAAGGATAATCGCTTTTCCATTTCCAAATCAAAGGACCAGCTCAGGAACTCTGCTGCTCCACCTCCTGATAATAAGTGTTCTGATG AATCTGAAACGGACAGTGAGGCATCAGACATTAGTGGTTCTGAAGGAGAAGACACTTCATGGATCTCATGGTACTGCGGCCTACGTGGGAATGAGTTCTTCTGTGAAGTTGATGATGATTACATCCAAGATGACTTTAACCTGTGCGGTCTAAGCAGCCTTGTTCCGTATTATGACTACGCACTTGATCTGATTCTAGATGTTGAATCTTCTCATG AAGAACAGAATGAACTAGTTGAATCAGCAGCAGAGATGCTTTATGGTCTAATTCATGCTCGCTACATATTGACAACAAAGGGACTCGCTGCCATG TTGGAGAAGTACAAGAATGCTGAGTTTGGGAGATGTCCAAGAGTTTATTGCTGTGGACAACCATGCCTCCCTGTTGGTCAGTCAGACATTCCTCGACAAAGCAGGGTGAATATATACTGTCCTCGATGTGAAGATGTGTATACACCTCGGTCAAGATATCATGAGA ACATTGATGGAGCTTATTTAGGAACTACGTTCCCGCACCTATTCTTGATGACATACGGACACCTCAAGCCACAGAAGATTTCTCAGAGCTATGTTCCCAGAGTGTTTGGTTTCAAGGTCCACAAGCCGTGA
- the LOC107814279 gene encoding uncharacterized protein LOC107814279, whose product MARSLSNQSMEKISDRLSGLDNLYFPRAQQSSASTASQRKSLLLDLLTRDVPLFLERYGSQLTSDDLNEFEALKNDYETNWHLNHLRSVISPTQEDLKSRSVKIKNRRRAYLDKLVNDGQYFSEDAMRERDPYLHHEYVGKFQDPSGRSMARPGERWSETLMRRSEEAMLVKKIRDEQQRRGVAQSDWVGFDNQELEKVEEEEEEEEESEEEEEEEDEEQEQYEGERGISANRQEVHINNLDASNDTPSETRRPAVMETLSMEEMQERMDQFAYIMQRKFLLGEDSLDYSKIDEDETLDDHWMKEENYDAEEKYFDDDG is encoded by the exons ATGGCCAGAAGTTTGAGTAACCAATCCATGGAGAAAATATCAGACAGGCTTTCAGGACTTGATAACCTCTATTTCCCACGCGCTCAGCAATCATCCGCCTCCACTGCCTCCCAACGGAAATCCCTTCTTCTCGACCTTCTCACGCGCGACGTGCCGCTTTTTTTAG AACGTTATGGATCGCAGTTAACATCAGATGATCTTAATGAATTTGAAGCGTTAAAAAATGATTATGAAACCAATTGGCATCTGAATCATCTGCGAAGTGTTATTAGCCCAACACAAGAAGATTTGAAGTCCAGGTCAGTTAAGATTAAGAACAGACGGCGAGCATATCTAGACAAATTAGTAAACGATGGACAGTACTTTTCAGAGGACGCAATGAGGGAACGAGATCCATATTTGCACCATGAGTATGTTGGGAAGTTCCAAGATCCAAGTGGGAGGAGCATGGCAAGGCCAGGGGAACGATGGTCTGAGACTCTGATGAGGCGGTCAGAAGAGGCAATGCTTGTTAAAAAAATTAGGGATGAGCAGCAGAGACGAGGTGTGGCTCAAAGTGATTGGGTAGGATTTGACAATCAGGAACTTGAAAAGGtggaggaagaggaggaggaagaagaagaaagcgaggaggaagaagaagaagaagacgaggaGCAGGAGCAATACGAAGGTGAAAGGGGCATCTCAGCTAATAGACAAGAG GTTCACATAAACAATCTTGATGCTTCTAATGACACGCCATCTGAAACGAGAAGACCTGCTGTGATGGAAACTTTGTCAATGGAGGAGATGCAAGAACGAATGGACCAGTTCGCTTACATCATGCAGCGAAAGTTTTTATTGGGAGAAGATAGTCTGGATTACTCAAAAATTGACGAGGATGAGACCTTGGATGATCATTGGATGAAAGAAGAAAATTATGATGCTGAAGAAAAGTACTTTGATGATGATGGCTGA
- the LOC107814282 gene encoding casein kinase II subunit beta-3 isoform X1, which produces MYKERRGGGGSKAEMGHVVGDRKRLNEALDKHLERSSPSTSTTTVRCANGKDNRFSISKSKDQLRNSAAPPPDNKCSDAESETDSEASDISGSEGEDTSWISWYCGLRGNEFFCEVDDDYIQDDFNLCGLSSLVPYYDYALDLILDVESSHEEQNELVESAAEMLYGLIHARYILTTKGLAAMLEKYKNAEFGRCPRVYCCGQPCLPVGQSDIPRQSRVNIYCPRCEDVYTPRSRYHENIDGAYLGTTFPHLFLMTYGHLKPQKISQSYVPRVFGFKVHKP; this is translated from the exons ATGTACAAAGAAAGGAGAGGTGGCGGTGGATCGAAGGCGGAGATGGGACATGTAGTAGGTGATAGGAAGAGATTAAATGAAGCGTTGGATAAGCACTTGGAGCGGTCCTCTCCCTCTACCTCCACTACTACTGTTAGGTGTGCTAACGGAAAGGATAATCGCTTTTCCATTTCCAAATCAAAGGACCAGCTCAGGAACTCTGCTGCTCCACCTCCTGATAATAAGTGTTCTGATG CAGAATCTGAAACGGACAGTGAGGCATCAGACATTAGTGGTTCTGAAGGAGAAGACACTTCATGGATCTCATGGTACTGCGGCCTACGTGGGAATGAGTTCTTCTGTGAAGTTGATGATGATTACATCCAAGATGACTTTAACCTGTGCGGTCTAAGCAGCCTTGTTCCGTATTATGACTACGCACTTGATCTGATTCTAGATGTTGAATCTTCTCATG AAGAACAGAATGAACTAGTTGAATCAGCAGCAGAGATGCTTTATGGTCTAATTCATGCTCGCTACATATTGACAACAAAGGGACTCGCTGCCATG TTGGAGAAGTACAAGAATGCTGAGTTTGGGAGATGTCCAAGAGTTTATTGCTGTGGACAACCATGCCTCCCTGTTGGTCAGTCAGACATTCCTCGACAAAGCAGGGTGAATATATACTGTCCTCGATGTGAAGATGTGTATACACCTCGGTCAAGATATCATGAGA ACATTGATGGAGCTTATTTAGGAACTACGTTCCCGCACCTATTCTTGATGACATACGGACACCTCAAGCCACAGAAGATTTCTCAGAGCTATGTTCCCAGAGTGTTTGGTTTCAAGGTCCACAAGCCGTGA
- the LOC107814282 gene encoding casein kinase II subunit beta-3 isoform X2 has product MYKERRGGGGSKAEMGHVVGDRKRLNEALDKHLERSSPSTSTTTVRCANGKDNRFSISKSKDQLRNSAAPPPDNKCSDAESETDSEASDISGSEGEDTSWISWYCGLRGNEFFCEVDDDYIQDDFNLCGLSSLVPYYDYALDLILDVESSHGDMFTEEQNELVESAAEMLYGLIHARYILTTKGLAAMLEKYKNAEFGRCPRVYCCGQPCLPVGQSDIPRQSRVNIYCPRCEDVYTPRSRYHENIDGAYLGTTFPHLFLMTYGHLKPQKISQSYVPRVFGFKVHKP; this is encoded by the exons ATGTACAAAGAAAGGAGAGGTGGCGGTGGATCGAAGGCGGAGATGGGACATGTAGTAGGTGATAGGAAGAGATTAAATGAAGCGTTGGATAAGCACTTGGAGCGGTCCTCTCCCTCTACCTCCACTACTACTGTTAGGTGTGCTAACGGAAAGGATAATCGCTTTTCCATTTCCAAATCAAAGGACCAGCTCAGGAACTCTGCTGCTCCACCTCCTGATAATAAGTGTTCTGATG CAGAATCTGAAACGGACAGTGAGGCATCAGACATTAGTGGTTCTGAAGGAGAAGACACTTCATGGATCTCATGGTACTGCGGCCTACGTGGGAATGAGTTCTTCTGTGAAGTTGATGATGATTACATCCAAGATGACTTTAACCTGTGCGGTCTAAGCAGCCTTGTTCCGTATTATGACTACGCACTTGATCTGATTCTAGATGTTGAATCTTCTCATG GTGATATGTTTACAGAAGAACAGAATGAACTAGTTGAATCAGCAGCAGAGATGCTTTATGGTCTAATTCATGCTCGCTACATATTGACAACAAAGGGACTCGCTGCCATG TTGGAGAAGTACAAGAATGCTGAGTTTGGGAGATGTCCAAGAGTTTATTGCTGTGGACAACCATGCCTCCCTGTTGGTCAGTCAGACATTCCTCGACAAAGCAGGGTGAATATATACTGTCCTCGATGTGAAGATGTGTATACACCTCGGTCAAGATATCATGAGA ACATTGATGGAGCTTATTTAGGAACTACGTTCCCGCACCTATTCTTGATGACATACGGACACCTCAAGCCACAGAAGATTTCTCAGAGCTATGTTCCCAGAGTGTTTGGTTTCAAGGTCCACAAGCCGTGA
- the LOC107814282 gene encoding casein kinase II subunit beta-3 isoform X3, whose protein sequence is MYKERRGGGGSKAEMGHVVGDRKRLNEALDKHLERSSPSTSTTTVRCANGKDNRFSISKSKDQLRNSAAPPPDNKCSDESETDSEASDISGSEGEDTSWISWYCGLRGNEFFCEVDDDYIQDDFNLCGLSSLVPYYDYALDLILDVESSHGDMFTEEQNELVESAAEMLYGLIHARYILTTKGLAAMLEKYKNAEFGRCPRVYCCGQPCLPVGQSDIPRQSRVNIYCPRCEDVYTPRSRYHENIDGAYLGTTFPHLFLMTYGHLKPQKISQSYVPRVFGFKVHKP, encoded by the exons ATGTACAAAGAAAGGAGAGGTGGCGGTGGATCGAAGGCGGAGATGGGACATGTAGTAGGTGATAGGAAGAGATTAAATGAAGCGTTGGATAAGCACTTGGAGCGGTCCTCTCCCTCTACCTCCACTACTACTGTTAGGTGTGCTAACGGAAAGGATAATCGCTTTTCCATTTCCAAATCAAAGGACCAGCTCAGGAACTCTGCTGCTCCACCTCCTGATAATAAGTGTTCTGATG AATCTGAAACGGACAGTGAGGCATCAGACATTAGTGGTTCTGAAGGAGAAGACACTTCATGGATCTCATGGTACTGCGGCCTACGTGGGAATGAGTTCTTCTGTGAAGTTGATGATGATTACATCCAAGATGACTTTAACCTGTGCGGTCTAAGCAGCCTTGTTCCGTATTATGACTACGCACTTGATCTGATTCTAGATGTTGAATCTTCTCATG GTGATATGTTTACAGAAGAACAGAATGAACTAGTTGAATCAGCAGCAGAGATGCTTTATGGTCTAATTCATGCTCGCTACATATTGACAACAAAGGGACTCGCTGCCATG TTGGAGAAGTACAAGAATGCTGAGTTTGGGAGATGTCCAAGAGTTTATTGCTGTGGACAACCATGCCTCCCTGTTGGTCAGTCAGACATTCCTCGACAAAGCAGGGTGAATATATACTGTCCTCGATGTGAAGATGTGTATACACCTCGGTCAAGATATCATGAGA ACATTGATGGAGCTTATTTAGGAACTACGTTCCCGCACCTATTCTTGATGACATACGGACACCTCAAGCCACAGAAGATTTCTCAGAGCTATGTTCCCAGAGTGTTTGGTTTCAAGGTCCACAAGCCGTGA